In the Desulfuromonas sp. DDH964 genome, TGCTGTTGCAACAGTTCGATCGGCGCCGCAGCGGCCGCCCTTTACAGTGGCGCTGCAGAGCTCCCCCCACCGAGGACCTGGTAGAGGGTGACCTGGTTGGCGAGCAGGGCGAGGCGCACCCCGATCAGGTTCTGCCGGGCGCTGTAGAGGGAGCGATGGGCATCGAGAACATTGAGGTAGCTGTCGATCCCCCTGGCATAACGGGCCTGGGAGAGGCGGTAGCTCTCTGCGGTGGCCGCGGTAAGAGCCTGCTGCGCCGCCGCCTGCTCGCCGATGGTGGCCCGAACGGCGAGGGCGTCCGCCACCTCGCGGAAAGCGACCTGGATCGCCTGCTCGTAGCGGGCTACGGCAAGCTGCTGGTCGACCTTCGCTACCGCGAGGTTGGCGCGGTTGGCGCCGGCGTTGAAGAGTGGCAGGGTCAGGCGCGGCGCGAAGTTCCAGGCGAGGGAGCCGGCGCCGAACAGCCCGGAGAGCTGGTCGCTGCCGGTACCGATGGAGGAGACCAGCTCGATACGCGGGAAGAAAGCGGCCCGCGCCGCGCCGATGTTGGCGTTGGCCCCCTGCAGCCGATGCTCGGCGGCGCGGATATCGGGCCGCGCCAGCAGCACCGTGGAGGGGAGACCGGGGGCGAGGGTACGGAAAGGGGCCGGGTCGGTGCTGAGCGTCGCCGGCAGCAGGGGTGCTGCCACCCGGGCGCCGACCAGCAGATCGAGACCATTCTCGTCCTGGGCGACCAGGGAGGTGTAGCGGGCGATGTCGACCCGCGCCGCCTCGAGGCTCGATCTGGCCTGGTTGAGATCGAGGGCAGAGGCGACCCCGGCCTGGAAGCGGCGCTCGATCAAATGGTAGGAGGCCTGCTGGTTTTCCAGGGTCTCCCGGGCGAGCTGCAGCCCCTCGCGATCGGCGGCGAGGTTCAGGTAGGCGCGGGCAACGCTGGCGACCAGGCTGATCTCGACGCTGCGCCGGGCCTCGCTGGTGGCGAGATATTCCTCCAGCGCCTGCTCCTTGAGGCTGCGCACCCGGCCGAAGAGGTCGAGCTCAAAGGCGCTGACGCCGAGACCGACGCTGTACTGGCGGACGATCTCACCGTCACCGCTGGCGGAGAGGTCGGCGGGGATGCGCTGGACGCTGCCGGCGGCGCTGCCGTCCAGGGCCGGCAGCAGGTCGGCACGGCGGATCCGGTACTCGGCCTGGGCCCGCTCCATGTTGAGCAGGGCGAGGCGCAGGTCGCGGTTCTTCTCCAGTGCCGTGGCAATGACCGCGCGCAGCTGCGGATCGAGGAAGAAGTCCTGCCAGGGGATCTCCGCAACGGCCGCGCCGGCGGTCGCTGGCGTTTCCCCCCCCTGGCCCGGCCAGTCAGTGGGGACCGGCGCGGCGGGACGGGAGTAATTGGGGGCCAAGGTCGCGCAGCCGGCCAGCAGCGCGAGCAGAAAGAACAGAAAGAGCGTTTTCCGTTGCATATCAGTGCCCCTCCATCGGCGCGGCGACAGTCTTCTTCTTCCTGGCAAAGAGCCGCGAAATCAGGACGAAAAAGAATGGGATGAAAATCAGGTCGATAAAGGTCGCCGACAACAGGCCGCCGGTGACCGCCGTACCGATGGCGTTCTGGGCCGCCGCACCCGCCCCGTTGGTCAGCGCCAGCGGGAGAGTGCCAAAGAAGAAGGCGAGCGAGGTCATGATGACCGGCCGCAGCCGGATCTTTACCGCCGTCAGGGTGGCTTCGACCAGCTCGTGCCCCTGATTCAGCTGGTCCTTGATGAACTGGATGATCAGGATGGCGTTCTTGGTCGAGAGACCCACCGTGGTGAGCAGGCCAATCTGCAGGTAGATGTCGTCAGGCAGACCTCGCAGGGTTACCGCCGTCACCGCACCGACCAACCCCAGAGGGAGCATCAACAGGTTGACGAAAGGGATGGTCACGCTCTCGTAGAGAGCCGCCACGGCAAGAAAGACCACCAAGAGCGAGATGGCGTAGAGGGCCGGGGCCTGGGCGCCCGCCTTCTTCTCCTCGTAGGAGAGGCCGGTCCACTCGTAGCCAATCCCCGCCGGCAGCTTGGAGACCAGCTGTTCCATCCGGTTCATCGCCTCCCCGGTGCTGATGCCGGGCGCCGCCTGTCCCATGATCTCCACCGAGGGAATGCCATTGTAGCGTTCCAGGCGCGGCGAACCGAACTGCCAGTGGGCGGTGGAAAACGCCGAGAAAGGAACCATCGCCCCCTGGTCGTTGCGGACGTACCAGCGGTTAATGTCCTCCGGCAGCATCCGGAACTGGGGATCAGCCTGGACAAAGACCTTCTTGACCCGGCCGTTCTGGATGAAGTCGTTGACGTAGCTGCTCCCCCAGGCCGTGGAGAGAACGCTGTTAATGTCCCCGATCGCCACCCCCTGAGCGCCAGCCCGGGCGTCGTCGATGTCGAGCTTGAACTCCGGGGTGTCGTTCTGGCCGTTGGGACGTACCGCAACCAGGTTGGGATCCTGCATCGCCATACCGAGGAGCTGGTTGCGCGCTGCCATCAGCTGGTCATGGCCGAGCCCACCGCGATCCTGGAGTTCCAGGTCGAACCCGTTGGCGACCCCGAGCTCCAACACCGCCGGCGGCGAAAAAGCGAACGCGAGGCCGTCGCGAATGTGGGAGAAGGCCTGCATGGCCCGGCCGGCGATGGCGTCGGCCTGCAGCGCAGGTTCCTGCCGCACCTTCCAGTCCTTGAGCTTGACGAAGGCCAGTCCCATGTTCTGGCCACGGCCGGCGAAGCTGAAGCCGGCCACGGTGATGACCCCCTCGACGGCCTGCTTCTCGTCCTCGAGAAAGTGTTTCTCCATCTGTTGGAGAACTTTGATCGTTCGATCCTGGGTCGCTCCGGCCGGCAATTGGGCCTGACAGATGAGAAAGCCCTGGTCCTCGCTCGGGAGGAAAGAGGTCGGCAGCTTGAGAAAGAAGTGGACCATGACGGCAACGATGCAGCCGTAGATCAGCAAATAGCGCAGCGGCTTGCGGAACGAGTGGCCGACGATCCGCTCGTAATTGTGGCGGCAGAATTCGAAGGCCCGGTTGAAATAGCGGAAGAACCAGGGGAACCAGCCGCTTTCACCGGCCTGATGTCCCTTGGGGATCGGCTTCAGGATGGTTGCGCACAGCGCCGGGGTGAGGATCATCGCTACCAACACCGAGAGGATCATGGCGGAGATGATGGTGATGGAGAACTGGCGGTAGATGACGCCGGTCGAACCGCCGAAAAAGGCCATGGGGAGGAAAACCGCCGTCAGCACGGTAGCGATCCCCCACAGGGCTCCGGTGATCTGCCCCATCGACTTGATCGTCGCGTCATGGGGCGAGAGCCCCTCCTCGGACATGATCCGCTCGACGTTCTCTACCACAACGATGGCGTCGTCGACCAGCAGGCCGATGACGATGACCAGGGCGAACATGGTCAGGGTGTTGATGGAGAAACCGGCGACCGAAAGCGCCCCCATCGTCCCGAGCAGCACCACCGGCACGGCGATAGTCGGAATCAGGGTGGCGCGGATATTCTGCAAAAAGAGGAACATGATGACGAAGACCAGGCAGATCGCCTCGATCAGCGTCCGAACCACCTCTTCGATGGAGATTTTGACGAAGGGTGTGGAGTCGTAGGGATAGACCACCTTCAGCCCGGCCGGAAAGTACTTCTCCAGTTCGGCCATCTTGGCCTTGATCCGGGTCCCGGTCTCCAGGGCGTTGGCGCCCGAAGCGAGACGGACCGCCATCCCGCCCAGCGGCTTGCCGTTGTAGAAGGCCTGGATCTGGTAGTCTTCGGTACCGATCTTGGTGGTTGCCACATCCTTCAGCCGCACCGTCGAGCCGTCAGGGTTAGTGCGCAGGATGATGGCGTCGAACTCTTCCGGCGTGTGCAGCAGGGTGCGGGCGGTGACGGTGGCGTTGAGCTGCTGTCCCTGCTCGGCCGGCAGGCCGCCGAACTGACCGGCCGAGACCTGGGCGTTCTGGGCCTGCAACGCCGCCACCACGTCGCTGGTGGTCAGGTGATAGTTGTAGAGCCTGGCCGGATCGAGCCAGACCCGCATAGCGTTCTGGGTGCCGAAAACCTGAAGTTCGCCGACGCCATCCAGGCGACTGATGATGTCCTGGACGTTGGAGACCATGAAGTCGGTGATGGCGTTGCGATCCATCGAGCCGTTTTCCGAGACCAGGCCGACGATCAGCAGGAAGTTGCGGGTCGATTTGACCACCTGAATTCCCTGCCGCTGGACGATCTGCGGCAACAACGGCACCGCCAGTTGCAGCTTGTTCTGGGTCTGGACCTGGGCGATATTGGGGTCGGTGCCGGCCTTGAAGGTCAGGGTGATGGCGACCGTTCCCGAGGAGTCGCTGGTCGAGGACATGTAGAGCAGGTTGTCGATACCGTTGAGCTTCTGTTCGATCACCTGGGTGACGGTGTCCTGGACGGTCTGTGCCGAAGCGCCTGGATAGACGGCGCGAATGGCGATCTGCGGCGGCGCGATCGGCGGATACTGGGAGACCGGCAGGGTCTTGACCGCCAGCAGGCCGGCCAGCATGACGCCAATGGCAATCACCCAGGCAAAGATCGGGCGATTGATAAAAAATTTCGGCATGACGGGGCTCCTCTACTTCGCTGCGGCCGGCTGCGCTGCAGCGGCAGGGGTACCGAAAGGAACAGGCTTGACCACCGTCCCCGGCCGGGCCCGTTGCAGCCCCTCCAGGATGACGCGGTCGCCGGGCTTTAGTCCACCCGCGACGAGCCAGTAGTCACCGACCGTGCGTGCAACCTGAATCACCCGTTGCTCGACCTTATCGTCGGCACCGACCAGCATCACCACCGCGTTCCCTTCCGGATTGCGGGTCACGCCCCGCTGCGGCACCAGGATGGCATTTTCGTTGACCCCCTCTTCGAGAAGAGCGCGCACGTACATCCCGGGCAACAGGAGCTGTTTCGGATTGGGGAAGAGGGTACGCAGGGTGACCGAGCCGGTACTCGGGTCGACGGTAACGTCGGAAAACTTGAGGACCCCCGTCTGGTCGTAATCCGTCCCATCCTCGAAGACGAGCCGTACCTTGGCCTGGCCGGCCGCCCCCTTGAGGGCGCCGCTGGCCAGTTCCCGCTTTAGCTGCAGCAGCTCGGCGCTCGACTGGGTGACATCCACGTAGGCCGGATCGAGCGCCTGGATTGTCGCCAGCGGGGTGGCCTGACTGGCCGTCACCAAGGCGCCGGTGGTAACCAGAGAGCGGCCGATGCGGCCGCTGATCGGAGCCTTGACGGTTGTGTAACCGAGGTTGATGCGCGCTGTATCTACCGCTGCCTGAGCCACTTGGACGTCGGCTTCGGCCTGCTTGATGGCGGCTGTAACGTCGTCCGATTCCTGCTTGCTCACCGCGTCGATCTTGACCAGCCCGGCATAGCGCTCAGCCTTGAGGCGCGCCGGTTCGACGTTCGCCTCCGCCCGGGCGAGAGCCGCCTGGGCGCTGGCATAGGCAGCCTGGTAGGTGGCCGGATCGATCTGGTAGAGCACATCGCCGGCCTTCACCTCGCCCCCCTCGGTGAAGAGGCGCTTCTGGATAATCCCTCCCACCTGGGGGCGCACCTCGGCAATCAACCGCGCCGAAACCCGGCCGGCAAGTTCCCTGGTAAGGGTCACCGGCTGCGTCTTCATCACCGCGACTCCTACCTCAGGCGGCGGCGCCTGGGAAGGAGGAGCGGCTACCGACGGCTGGTCGCAGCCGGCAATCGTCAAGCCGGCCACGAGCAGCCCGGCAAACAGGATTTTTCTGAGTGTGCACACGTTTCGCATAACAACCTCTGGCATGAAGTGGAAATAGGGCTTCGTCCCGGCGCGAGCCGGAACGGTTCTCAACCAAGGTGACCTTTCGGGACTATCTTCGGACTCCGTCCCAGCAGGCCGCAGTGATCCGGGCGATGAGGTCTTCGTCCAGGGCGATGAACCCCAAAATATGGTCCCGGGCGACGGCCAGCAGTGGACCGAAAGCCAGGGCGAACAGGGAAGCCAGCGGCAGGTCCTTCATCACCTGCTGCGCGATGGCCTCGGCAAAAAGCTGCTGATAGACCCCGCAATTCCCCTTCTTTCCCAGCAGTTTGTCCCGCCGGAATTCGACCCCGTAGGGGGAGTTGTGAAACTGTTCCAGGTAACGGAAATCGAGGGGGTGGTCGATAAAGTACTTGAGCCAGGCCGAGCCGAGGTGAATGAACCGCTCGCGGATCGGCTTGTCGGTCGCATAGCCCACCATCAAGACCGGACGAATCCGGGATTCGAGCTCCTGATAGAGGACGTTGATGAGGACATCCTTGTTCTCGAAATAGCGGTAGATGGTCCCCGCCCCGACCCCGGCCCGCTCGGCAATCATCGCCATCGGCGCGCCGTGAAAGCCGTTTTCGGCGATCAGTTCGAGGGCGGCGTGGAGGATCTCTTCCCGCTTGTCGGTTCTGGTCATGCGGTTCTCCTCGTTGCGGAATGAACGTTCATTCTTCTAGCACGGGGAGTTCCGCACGGGCAAGTGTTTTTTCGGCCCGCTAGTCGATTTCGATGGCGCCGATATCGGCGAGGGGGCGACCGGGATCGCAGGATCTTGCTCAGATCAACTTGCCGTTGGCGGGTTTCGGCGCCGGCAGCCGTGGGGCGAGGAAGCGGAAGAGCGTCGGGTAGACGACGCTGGCGAAGAGGGCGGTGAGGACGAGGGCGGCGCTGAGCGGGTCGGAGATCAGCCCCATGCGCTTGCCGAGGGTGCCGGCGACGACGATCATCGACAGGGGGGCCGAGAGGAGGATCGCCATTGCACCCGCCTCGCGAAAGGAGAGGCGCAGGGGACGCACCAGCAGCAGCGGCGAGAGGTTGCTGACCAGGACCATGCCGGTGAGGACGAGGGCGGTGAGGACGATCGGCAGCGAGGTGACGGTCTGCAGGTCGAGCTGGGAGCCGACGCCGATGAAGAAGAAGGGGATCAGAAAGCCGAAGCCGAGGGCATTGAGCTTCTCCTCGAAGCGCCCCATGCTGCGGAAGACCTGGCTGAAGATCATGCCGGCGAGAAACGAGCCGAGGATCGGCTCGGCGCCGGCGGCCGCGGCGAGAATGCCGCCGCCGAAGGCGACCACGACCACTGCCCGCACCCCTTCCTCGACCGGGTCCTGGCTCTCCATCACCTTCGCCACCCGGTCGGGATGCCACCAGGCGAGCAGGTAGAGCAGCCGCAGCACCAGCAGCGCCAGGCCGAAGAGAAGCGCCAGCTTGCCGAGTTCGAGGACCGCCTCCCAGGCCAGACCGTGCTTGTGGTAGGCGTCGATCAGGGTCAGCACCAGGATCGAGAGGAGCTCGCCGGTCAAGGCAACGCCGATGATGTCGCGCCCGAGGGGGGTACGCGAGAGGCCGAGCTCCTTGAGGACCGGGATGGTGATGCCGGCGGAGATCATCGCCACCGCCACGCCGAGGAAAAAGGGCTGGCCGCAGGCGACGAAAATTAGCGGAGTGACCGAGAAGGAGACGACCGAGATCAGCACGTACCAGGGGCTCTTGCCGCTCTTGCGGACGCTGTGCAGGTCGAGCTCCATGCCGGCGATGAACATCAGGTAGATGAAGCCGAGTTCGCGCAGCAGCTGAAACCACTCCGGTCGGCCGTTGATCAGGGTGTTGAAGAGGAAGGCGCCGTAGACGATTTCGAGGGCCGCCGAAGGGAGGCGGAAGCGGCGCGCGAAGAAGGGGATGACGGCGGCGCCGAGGACCACCAGAAAGATGGAGAGCTGTTCGTGTCCCATGGCGCTCCTCAGGCGATCTTTTCGTCCGGCGGCATCAGCAGGGTGGAGATGCCGGCGCGCCGCACCAGGCTCCAGGCAACATCGGGACGCAGCAGGGGAAAGAGGCGCCCTTCGGGGTGCCAGCTGCCGACATCAGCGACCATCAGGTTGTAGTCGCCGAGGGCCGCGCTGATGACCCGTACCGGGTTCCCTTCCAGGTCGACGGCTCCCACCGTGGCACGGTAGACCAGGGCGAGTTCGGTCGCCGCCTTGCGCATCTCCGCTTCGGTCCCGTGCTCCTCCTCCGAGGCGATGTATTCGGAAGGAACGGCAAAGAGCGCATCGATGCGGTAACGAATCCCGGCCGACATCTCCAGGGTTGTCTCCAGGGCGTGCTGGAAACCGACCGGGTCGACCGCCGGCACCGCCACTTTTTCATAGGGAAAGCTGCCGGCCGCAAGGAGGACCGGGCAACCGACGATGCTGGAGAGCTGGCGCAGGCAGCGCTTGCTGAGGTGGTCGCCGAAGAGTTGCAGGCCGCGGCCGAGGGCGCCGTCGCGGGGGAGGATGACGACGCTGGCGTCGCGGCCGAGTTCGCGCACCGCGTCCCGCACCGCGGCGCAAGGTTCGTCGGTACCGGCCGGCTCGCAGCGCAGTTCGCCGACATGCTGGCGGGTCACCAGCCCGCGGAGTTCCTCTTCCAGCGCCTCCCCCGGCCGGGCGCAGACGAAGAGCGCCTTTTCGAGGGGGAAGACGCTGAGCAGGTAGGCGAGCTCCTCCAGGTAGGAAGGGGGCGGCTCGGCCGGGACATAGGCGACCAGGGTGTCGCCGAATTCGAGGGGAAAATGCTCGAAGCGGAAGGTCATCAGGTCGGTGACGGTCTTCAGCACCTTGGGATCGCCGAGCAGCACCACCCGGTCCTTGGCACGCAGCACCGTGTCACCGCTCGGGATGACGATGTTGCCGTCGCGATAGACGATGCCGACCCGCCAGCTGCGGGGATTGAGGGCCGCCAGCGACTTGTTGGCAAGGCGCGAGTGGCCGTGAACCTCGACCTCGAGGATCTCGTTCTTGCCGAGACCGATCCCCTGCACCGTCTTGCTTTTGAACTCGACCCGGTTGCGCAGGAAGGTGGCGCTGGCGGTAAAGATCCCCTCGACCTCGACATCGAGCTTTTCCAGGGTCTTGATGCCACCGCGGGTGATCCCCAGCGCGACCAGGCGCGGAACGTTGAAGTGCTGGCGCAGCACCCGGGCGACCTCGATATTGACATCCTCGGAGGTGGTGGTGATGAGGATGGTGTCGACCTTGCCGGCGCCGGCCTTCTCCAGGAACATGCGGCTGGTGGCGTCCCCCTGGAAGGTTTCGAGCCCCTCGCTGCGCAGCTGCGCGGCGACCTCCAGCAGTTCCGGGCTGGCGTCGACGCAAACCAGATTAATGTGGCGCGAAAGGGTGCGCACCAGCTGCAGGCCGATATCCCCCAGGCCGATGATCATGCATTTACCCGCTGCCATCCGTCCTCCCCGTAGCGGTCCCGGCCGGCTCCGCCCCTTTGACAACTGCCGGCGCCCGGCCCTATACTCCCTGAGTAAAATTCCTACACACTCGGGAGTGGCCATGGATTCGATCAGTGACCCCAAGATCGCCCAGCTGGCGGCCAAGATCGCCAGCTACGGCAAAGAAAACCTGGAAGATATCCTGCACGTTCTGGTCGAGGCCGTCAACCTGATTACGCGCCAGAACCGCTGCCGCGTCTACCTCGAGGACCTCACCAGCGGCAGCCTCGCCTGCACCACCGCCACCGGCCTCCACGCCGAGGCGATCCGCGAACATTCCTTTCCGATCAACAGCAGGGACTACCTGGTATCAAAGGTCTACCTGACCCAGGAGGAGGCCCAGGTCGAGGATGTCCTCACCTTCCCGAGCCGCTTCGCCCGCGAACTCGCCGAGCGTTTCGCCATCCGCGCCAGCTGTCACCTGCCGCTGCTGCACCAGGGGCGCGCGGTCGGCGTCGTCTGCGTCGATAGCGGTCGCCAGGGGCACCTCCCCGGCAGCGCAGAGCGCCGCGCCCTGCGCCACTTCCTCGACAGCACCGCGGCGATCGTCGATGCCGCCCGCAAGTACCACCAGCAGATGGTCCTCGCCCGCCGCGTCGACGAGGCGAAGAAGAAGGAGGCGGCCTTCACCATGGTCAAGTCGGCGGTGCGGCTGATCGACAAGCTCTCCCTCGCCTCGGTGCTGGTACCGGCGCCCCTCGCCACCGGGAGCGGCGAGGAGGGGCTGCGCATCCTCGCCAGCTACTCCAAGGAGAAGGAAGCGCGCCAGCTTTACGAGGACGAACGCCTGATCAGCCTCGCGCCGGGGGAATCGCTGCTGTCGCGCTATGTCAACGCCAGCGGCGTGATCAGCGACGAGACCCTGCTGCAACCCCTCTATATCCCCAACCTCACCAGCGAGCGTCTGCAGAAGCGCTACCTCACCGAGCAGATGGGGATGAAGTCCCTCTACGTCGTCCCCCGCTACGAGCCGCGCACCCGCAGGGTGATCTGCCTTGTCAATTACTATACCCGCACCGCCTACCGTTTCAGCGATTTTGAAAAGGGGCTTTTAGAGGCCCACGCCGAGATGGCGCAGCGGGTGATCCAGGAGATCGGCGACGAGCACATGGAGATCCAGGTCCTCGCCGAGATCAACGACCTGCTGCAGGAGAAGTTCGAGGGAACCCAGCCCTTCCTCTCCCGGGTTTTGGCCAAGGCAGTGGAGCTGATCGGCGCCGACACCGGCAGCATCGCCCTGGTGCGCGAGCAGGAGGGGGAGCGCTGGCTGGTGGTGGAAGAACCCGACGGCCGGCTCGCCGGTGCGAAGAGCAAGGAGTGGCTGAAGAAAAACATCCCGCCGATCCGCATCGGCGGAATGGAACTCCTCCCCGAGGAGCGCAGCCTTACCGGCTACGTCGCCCACACCAAGCGCCCCTGGCTGGTCGCCGACACCGGCGAGGAGAAGCGCAACGGCGGTTTCTACCGGGAGATCACCGAGTCGATCAAGAGCGAGCTGGCGGTGCCGGTGATCTGCGACGACGAGGTGCTCGCCGTAATCTGTCTCGACTCGCAGCGCCCCTGGTACTTCAGCGACGAGCACAAGCGCATCCTGCAGATCATCGAGCAGATGATCTCGCGCCACCTCTCCGATCTGCAGCGCATCGAGAAGCTCACCACCGAGGTGAGCCGGCTGCGCACCGACGTCGGCTACAAGGATCCCAAGATCCACTCCTACAAGCTTGGCAACATCATCGGCAACTCGCAAAAGGCGACGGAGATCGTCGACTTCATCCAGCGCGTCACCCCGCCGATCTTCAACCGCATCGCCATGTGGACCCAGCGCGACCTCTCCGAGGCGACCCTCGGCCTGCCGTCGATCCTGATCACCGGCGCCACCGGCAGCGGCAAGGAGTTCTTCTTCAACAACCTCTACTCGCGCCTCAACGAGATGTACCAGGGGCAGATCAACCCGCGCGGCGAGCTCGCGGTGCAGAAGAGCAACATCGCCGCCTACAGCGGCGAGCTGACCTACTCGGAGCTCTTCGGCCACAAGCGCGGCGCCTTCACCGGCGCCCATACCGACCGCAAGGGGATCCTCGAAGAGGCCCACGGCGGGGTGGTCTTTCTCGACGAGATCGGTGACGCCGACCCCAAGACCCAGGTGCAGCTGCTGCGCTTTCTCGACAATGGCGGTTTCATGCGTCTCGGCGAGAACACCACCCGCTACGCCCGGGTGCTGCTGGTCGCCGCCACCAACCGCGACCTGCGCCAGCTGATCGCCGCCGGCACTTTCCGGGAGGATCTCTACCACCGCCTCTCCGAGCTGACCGTCGAGGTTCCCTCCCTCAACGAGCGGCGCGAGGACATCCCCGATTTGGTGGTGCACTTTCTCGGCAAGCTCTGGAAGGTCTACAAGCGCCCCGAGGAGAGCGACGACGCCGTCCCCGGCATCAGCCGCGGCGCCCAGGCGCTCCTCGCCGCCCACAACTACACCGGCAACATCCGCGAGCTGCGCTCGATCCTGGTGCGGGCGCTCTTCTTCCGCAAGGGGCGCACCATCAGCGAGGAAGACGTGCGCAAGATCCTCGACGCGCTGGTCGCCTCGCCCGCCGCCCCGGAAGGGACCGCCGAGGCGCTGCGCGACCAGCTCGCCGGCGAGCTCTTCGCCACCATCCGCCGTGGCGACGAGGACTTCTGGAGCGGTCTCTACATCCCCTTCACCGAGAGCACCATCTCCCGCGACGTCGTCGCAGCCGTCATCGACCTCGCCCGCGCCGCCGGCGCCACCTCGATGCCGAAGATCGCTCTGCTTCTGCGCGCCTGCGATCCCAAGAGCAGTGATCCGGAACAGCAGAAGATTTTTTACCGCTTCAAGAACTTTCTCTACAAGACGATCCGCATCAAGTAACCGGGCAGCTCTCCCCCCTCAAAAAACGAACAAAGCCGCCCGGGGTCAGCGGGCGGCTTTGTTCGTTAACGGGGCAGCGAAAGCGGGGTCAGTCGGCGCTCACCAGGGCGCCGCTGGCAAGGTCGAGCTTACGGTAGAAGCAGGTCTCGCGGGTCTTGCCGGTCTCGGGACTCCTGGTGTGGCAGGCGCCGCCCCCCTGGGGTTCGACGATGTAGACCAGGGCGTCCTGGTCGCAGTCGGTGCGGATCTCGACGATCTTCAGAAAATCGCCCGAGGTCTCCCCCTTGGTCCAGAGTTCGTTGCGCGAGGTCGACCAGAAGGTCGCCATTCCCTTCTTCAGCGTCGTCGCAAAGGCCTCGGCGTTGACATAGGCGAGCATCAGCACCCGCCCGTCCCTGGCGTCCTGCACCACGGCCGGCACCAGCCCGCCGCGCTTGTCGAAAGCGATGGCGATCTCGCTCCCTTCTTCGAGTTGTTTCTTGTCCATGATCAATCTCCTTCGTATCTGAATCACTTGGGATAAATGGCTATGAAAAATTTCGTCCAACCTGGCCGTGGGACGGAATTTGGCGCCGCCATTCAGAATTTGCGGGGACGCACCATGTCCTGGGTGAAGACCTTGGGCGCCGGGATCGGCACGATGCCATCGACGCCGAGGCGCAGCAGTTTGGGCGCGAGGATGTTGAGCTGGGATTCGCGAATGACCGCCGACACCGAGCGCCAGGCCTCGTCCACCACCGGGCTGACGGTGGGGGAGATCACCGAGGGGAGGATCTTCTCGACCTGGTCGAGAACCCGGGTCGGCACGTCCATGAAGACCATGTAGACCGGCTCGCGCTCGGCCTGCAGGACGGCGTCGATGCAGATGCGGATATCCTCCATCTTCTCCAGCTTGGCGGGGTCGGCAAGGGCGGCACGGTTGGCGAGCAGCTGGGGGTTGGAGGTGAAGAGCTCGGCGACGATGATGTTGCCGTTGGCCTTTAAGGTGGCGCCGGTCTCGGTGATGTCGGTGAAGGCGTCGCACTCCCCCATGTTGACCTTGGCTTCGGTCTTCCCTTCGCTGTGCAGGATCTGCAGCTCCTCGACGCCGAACAGATCCTTCATGCGGCGCCGGGTCAGGTTGGGAAGCTCGGTGGCGATCACCTTGCCGCGGCAGTCGGCGGCACTGGCGATGCCGAGCTCGGGGCGCGAGGCGAGGACCAGGCGCGACGGCTGGTTGGTGTGCTTGGAGAAGATGAAGTCGCCGAGCACCTCCACCTCCTGCTCCATCCCGGCCTCAAAGACGTAGTCCTTGCCGGTGATGCCGCAGTCGACGATGCCGTCGCGCACCTTCTGCGGCATCTCCTTGCGGTCGAGGACGCGAAAGACGACATCCGGGTCATAGGAGGTGGTCAGCTCGTACTGGCGCCCTGCCTTCAGTGGCCGGCCCGATTTTTCCAGCAGCCGCATCACCTGTTCGTTGAGGCTCCCCGACGGGATGCCGAAATAGAGCAGCCCCTCTTTCTTTCCATATGCCATAGTCCCTATCC is a window encoding:
- the hisG gene encoding ATP phosphoribosyltransferase, producing the protein MAYGKKEGLLYFGIPSGSLNEQVMRLLEKSGRPLKAGRQYELTTSYDPDVVFRVLDRKEMPQKVRDGIVDCGITGKDYVFEAGMEQEVEVLGDFIFSKHTNQPSRLVLASRPELGIASAADCRGKVIATELPNLTRRRMKDLFGVEELQILHSEGKTEAKVNMGECDAFTDITETGATLKANGNIIVAELFTSNPQLLANRAALADPAKLEKMEDIRICIDAVLQAEREPVYMVFMDVPTRVLDQVEKILPSVISPTVSPVVDEAWRSVSAVIRESQLNILAPKLLRLGVDGIVPIPAPKVFTQDMVRPRKF